Sequence from the Ascaphus truei isolate aAscTru1 chromosome 3, aAscTru1.hap1, whole genome shotgun sequence genome:
caattatttacatgatgtcacacatgtcacacatgtcactcatacacagtatattcatcttcctttacattacacaatgcttgtaatgtgacacgcatctttaaacgttcatgtacatctgtcttctcatgtttacatatacttttgggtcctccctattttcatgacgtcacttattggacgctcaatcacattgcatgtttacattgtaaccgttgcattacaagcacttcaacctaacttatacacacatgtacagtaattcagcattgggacaccttgtaaactcattctataccaactatcctccttacacaaatgcatgcatatgcacacgactattcattgttgccaacatgtcacaataacatggataattacacatgttacacaaaacttttcccacgtcaatctcagcctttttgtctcattacatgactgactcttgcgttcacaagtgttacatgcattgcacatgcaactatttatttgcaagcaatctttgtacaaagcttcacgtcacatcattgccaaatatcatcattccctgcagaatacacacaacaaatacttagaacaacaagtgcacacagcttgccacagaagtactttattatgttaatgtaacaccttgcattttactatgtcacctgacatcatcacatacctatttaaaggacgcacattacctgctcattcacagctactcatttcaaaatgttgcgaatgtttaggagacgcaggaacattcttttctatgacatgcttgatgatgaagacaatcatatagggcaagggagggacacaccgagggacagtgacagtgacgcggatacgacagggacagggagagggacaggccgagggacaggtagagggacaggagatcagaggagaagacagaggagacaacttgtgcctcgtccgcgtctgtacagggagagaaccctgttagatgggatgagtgaggaggagattgtaagtcgctatcgtttgagttcagcagcaatcttagctctttatgaggagataaggggggatttagattttttcacagccagaggtcgtgcagtccctgggcttgttaaaatgctgtgctcattacattatcttgcttccgcgtcataccagacaactgtgggcatagtgggcggggtctcgcaatctacattctcgcgggccttgacccagtttctctatgcactcaatagacgcgctaggaattatattcattttcctacagaggcgacagagtggctggaagtcaggactggcttttataatatagcagggataccatgtgtgctgggtgcaatcgattgcacacatgttgctttgattgcacctagtcagagtgagcatgtgtaccgcaatcggaagcactaccattcactcaatgtacaggtggtatgtgatgccacgatgaggataatgcatgtggtacccaagttccctggttccagtcacgattcctctatcctgaggaactcttcagtcttccatgcgttcgaagagggacattttgaacatggttggctgctgggtgagtacatatttacatgttctaacacaaaacacatgttgatttaggaatgttggcattgtacaatttgatcactaatgtcagcttatgtgtgctccattcattataggtgactcaggatacggaattaggccgtggctcttgactccggtgctaaaccctcaaactgaagcagaggacaggtacaatgcagcccatatatctacaagatctgttatagagaggacatttggcctactcaagaccaggtttaggtgtctggacagaactggtggggctcttctatacaagcctcaaaaagtgtctgatattatccttgcctgttgcattttgcacaatgttgcactcaggcacaatgtacagtcagacctagctgaggctttggtagacgagcatcccacccatgtagctgctgaaaatgaacaaacagccagtggtggccagacacgacagaatctcatcaattcatttttttcttgtaagtacaaactcatatgttcctagtactacttttatagtttaattatgttatattaacaataatgtttctttatataaccttctgttaggacacagatgaatatgggttgcacacctttcttttctctgctgtgtgcacaaagggatgtggcaccggtatgttattgttgcacaggttatataatccctcttcaattgtactttagttgtgtgtatgtgaatacaacttgggtaacaaagcaataatattttagcattgtgttattccttatgctaagacaaaacacattatgcccataatcattcatgcttctagtatgcttacatacaatgttattggtgcagtgtaacatgtacatccagatgatgtgtacaccaggctgatttacattttgaatgtcatgaaatatacatggtgttgtacatttaacaccaaatacacactttgctgtgttgtttacggtactgaagatggcatgtcaatgtttgcaatttatatattgttcctttgcattataggtatatctccagtatgactgatcatggtatgtatatttgctgacatctctcataagatgtgcctacctcaatcttcctataattattggaactaaaaacccaacatattggtttaaacacaaatgttacatatatgtactttctgtatcatgtatatgcatttagctactcttgaggtttcatgtgcattgtattacaaaatgattactcacatttcatcacattttatgtatgtttccttataatttccattaatgtaatatagaggtggttggagaaaaggggataactgtacttatttgtttacttacgggagcacattcatcactagcatagacacactttttaagacaactgtttgtgtctctatcaattggtgtaggatccatgtataacaccgacaaatgataacaccagctttattatggtagcttatatcatcatattgactatactatgtatttctaaacgattaataaacacagtaaactatagttagttaggttaatgaaatatacacagaaacgtacttcataacatgatggtgatgtcatattcagaacatcatgcattggaggggaccataacatctggccactaacattatttgctacagtcccaaaccattttatctacatacccatgtaacaagagattttaaaaataaatggctacttggttgtaagtgtcctttacattgggagaaggagtggctcactgagtaaagacacacactggcactgatagtttgaagcaggggagtctggttcaattcccggtgtgggctccttgtgaccttggccaagtcactttatctccctgtgcctcatgcggcaaaaaaacatttgtacgttccacgggccagggacctcaggctgaaacatgtgtctgtaaatcgctgcgtacaactagcagccctatacatgaacatgctcatattattattattattgttacatagtttcgacagtcatacgttccattacatattagaatacacaaatgtgttagcagagtgggaatggttgttatatataaaacacaccatgtcataaaatgttagtagtcattaaagaacactcaataaaaattcatgaggcactcttttgcaacatcattatgttaattaagtgcttatgcaatataggcataagggtatcacatttttaattgtttgttaataagcgctgcaagcaatataaaattagttccatatgtagtatagtagtcggtggctcctcctcacaatcatctcatataaaggtagactcttctgaaatcatacattgatccgattgtatcttccccgacatctctgaaatacagcaaacacatgatggtcaaagatggcaccttactagatatgcatccgtgacaacgcgttacgcagctctatatgattgtgtagatacacacgtcactcacttatatgttagaagtaaaactgttcatcagtatgtaatgtttctttaaatttgtagcaggcataactatgtataagaagtgaacgttgcctgtatactgaaagatgtgcgcgcacatctttgtgtgcgcacgcacttcacgcttggctccactaactgttagcgcatgcgcaaaacaaagcgtacgttgtgcgttcaatacatgttgaaaataccagtaaacataacatctttatttcaaatacaatgaagacgaaactacattcgttctaaacgagtacatctgtattctttttaaacagacgtgtttgaacagaaagcacggccgataacacaatgcgcaaatgcaatacgtgtgacgtcatgttaagccagcgtgaaacgcacgctaacactcctcccactcaattaacattcggctaacgcccagggtacgcctacaaacactgagccgcacgcatcacacactgcagttaccgttactataacaaaacatgacagccaataggctttgaggcgcgcacgtcgcttgggggcgggacttacatcactaatcctttttaaggacgccttggcccatgacaagggtcccacgtcatacgtggtggacccggttttcaatgttgtagatgttgcatgataacaaaacaggtatgtgttagagtaatggtaaaatgttgctaatatgtttaaagggataggaaagtacgtatatttattccgtcagcaatgtgtactactctttcaggtcctactatattgtattaggaaacaatttgtttgtgatcgctacatgttatgcagtctgcaatgttacgctgtatccacgcattgaaagtgaaaatggtggttacaaaaaaaaaaaattttaaacgcagagtcaacgcataacgattgttatatttaccattcttctagaattaactcttcgcctggctgcaactggtcgctccagaaatgcaagccattttcatccacgcttaacccaaccgctgaatccagtatggcacatatctcctccaggatgcgctcataggaatcgccactgctttcttcaaataattggtcgggaggtaggttcatttcttccggttcccattccaatgcaatttcagctgaaaggcttggtacataatcatagtacttttgttcttgtacaatgtgggtttcaggaatggaggctgcagatattgcagcacgtatcgattcaaacggatcagtagtagcggatacattgctattgccattaggaataaatatgcctttcacgacaatataagtgccgtctttcaggataaattgtttttccggggcaatcttccagaaaccataggtgtgttgtagcttatcctggtcacgttcaaaaaagtcattacttgataaagtgaatcttattgaggaattaaaattccgtgcatgcttacggtcttggtaataaggatattttgctcgaatgaaatcatcgatttggcgtgtgcttgctttctgtccgcgactgttcaagatggcttcacagatcatgtacttataccctaaaaggggattaatattgttaacgaattcatcagccatgtctgagtagcacaaaagctgtgtgcaggtctgtgttatttgctcatcaaaatgaatgtgctgaatggctaacaaactcctgtttttccttgtcaaggtcaacaaaagtaactactttgactccttatttcaaacgccaattggatttgtttgtctaattgggttaacagttgtggttcgtgatatgggactgtgggagaaacatttctccttcttttatctcgtttgtgaaaaacatccctagactgtgaatgcgttcacatagtgtttttttgaaaactaacaaagaacagtgtgtgaaaatatttcttagccaggcatatcagtaaaaacacacctgcaaaaagaaatgttttttccccgcttacatttctgtgtgtatgtgaaagtctggttaactccctgtctgcatgagtttaaatacgtgtgtatatatatatatatatatatatatatatatatatatatatatatatatataaatatatctcttataaaaatatatatatatttatatataatattttttttttttttatattgcaggagtacacacaacattgatggcattaagtataccttgtatgaaacctatttaaatggtgagaaacatgattgaattaagtaataaacatttgtttaagcacaatactgttagagtctcatacttaggatatttctcaaacattaggcctgtattattaaaatagtgtgctttcacaaggaaccATGAAGTGTATTactttgtgtataccagtttatatagtaatatatatatatatatatatatatacacacatatacatatatatatacacacatatacatatatatatacacacatatacatatatatatacacatatatacatatatatatacacatatatacatatatatatacacatatatacatatatatatacacatatatacatatatatatacacatatatatatatatatatatatatatatatatatacacacacactcacactcacactcactcagtgtgtgtgtgtgtgtgtgtgtgtgtgtgtgtgtatatatattattatacattctgagatgttatagaaacgaacacacaactgattaaaggacaaaattacaatgggcaagcaaggcaaaggtaagtaataatttacacataatcctgctgtacacgtacaagaaagatgtttgcacttacttaggtgttttaataattgcatgtgactaatatgcatatgcaattcttacatcaattaacacacccaaatgcaatgttttgctgcaaagtcaatggcagcttctctaaacttagcaactggctcctggtggaccattactgaacagacgattacaacataaatatttataacacaattaattatgagtgttaacatttccaaaacttcacgtgtacaagaacatagttgaaagtttggaaacaacacagtcttcagcatacatacaatagtaattagataatctgaagtcaacaaaacaaggccaaagacatattttctgaattataacatttattttttttgttccttttgcgagcgagtaacaggcctgcttgttgtctcttgaattttcctttttcttttgccaccaactttaggcacaacagagccactttgagtggcctctggcacttcacgggcagggcttgtggccagtgactgttcacctacggggcttgtggccagtgactcacctacagggcttgtggccagtgactcacctacagggcttttgggcagtgattcacctacagggcttttggccagtgactcacctacagggcttttgggcagtgattcacctacagggcttttgggcagcgactcacctacagggcttttgggcagcgactcacctacagggcttttgggcagcgactcacctacagggcttttgggcagcgattcacctacagggcttttgggtagtgactgttcacggacagggcttgtgcccagtgacacatgtgagcaagttggtagacactgcacaagtgatggttggtctgtttcatgtgtgtcttgttttgtttttgtcgcctcctttgtaggtgtctgctgctgaatttgtacagatggcagcggtaggatgtcatcaggaacctgcacagcaatgtctgctacttgaccggtaacatttgggcctggtgaatgaatatcagatgaatgtggtgaaaactgacctgcatgaacagatcctggctgggaggtgttgaattgtggtacattagtcattctccagtaattagcttgtgtttgctgaacaactaatgcttcgaatgaggtgttgattttttgcaactgtttaggcacttcaatgaagactctgtggagatgtgccaattgtgatactgtttcttcctgcagtccaatcatcctttccagcactgtcatcatgtctgaatggcgacgattttctgcgtccactatttttccctctgaagctacaattgcatcgtatgtggaagttgatggacgatttggcggtacaacagtttctattggcacctcttcatggtcacatgattgtatttcagtctcttctgtggcgtcatcctcatcatactcatcatcctcatcaccatgatgttctaaaaagaaatgtacacattattaaatggcatgttaatgtatgctgtgttactatgtaattgtactgtgtcctaagtaacacctaacatgttagcatacgttttataacctcattaaaaactaccttgacttacgaataatgtttggactcagtatgaaatatgaatgaatgaaaagttgctctaaactcagaagtcctacatgataattaacatcactaacacaatacatgttgccttacacttaattttcactgacactaagtaatcctatttaaagaagatgtgcaaaacaaataatgcacatgacaacataacatatagaagagcacatattatatggccagcaaatgatacactcaccttctagtagtgttgagctggctgacccaggtgaagacacttgttccatctcaggtgacacatgtcctccaggggcaactatatataacaataacataagttttacatttacatgtgtaaatattgaacaaacacttattgtatgttctgtatttatgattaactaacaacatcagttccttaaccgaaaatgtgtgtgaaagtgaacataaatagttgtaataacactgtacatgcctgtgtacttagaatttttgagttccctaacatacaacatactatgtttctgcagtaatgcgtgaggataaatagattaaatgagtacataaaaatcatatgttgtgtagtgatatcagtatcataatgtacataactatcatgagatgaccattcacaatggttatcatgaaggtggtcatattgcaaaaagtgttgtttttggtagaggatatgtgtggtacattaatcgaagatgtggcacacctgaatgtggctgtgactcaacaagacaacacatgcagtgtgtgataatgtgtctttcatagtagttcaactatagatatgagtgaactaatgtgtgacgtacgctttgataagtaatgagttgttggggcatttagtagctagagttaagctttcaaatgagtgtgattaacttcagttgtgctattcaggttgtaagaaaggtattcccttccccaaaaagcctaatcagccacacctttcaatgacttgaaacaggtgcaaatggtgtgaactaagttgaccgtgaaatgaggctgtaattagtgtgtgtgctgaaccccaccccctctgttgaagtgtatgctgtgatgagatattaattgcagctgctttaacacaatggtagatgagctaagtagtcatctgcagtgtttaagttatgaaaacaatgacataacatatgctacgtgtgcctcattatgctgtctgtatatgacataaagcaaaaatggaccttttcataagcaactatagatgtgttagtgccagtgatgtttgtaggccgttacatgcaatttctttgatgcatgcttaaaataggcagtaatgtcatgtttgtcggagtaaaatcaataaaatacacaataacatgatacatatttctgttctgtacctgtagctactaataatttctcatgaacatgtgttacacgtgtactaccctgttgttccccatcttcgcccaccatcaattgcttccactgcagctatgcattttgggaattcacatgtaaatgagcacgcaatggcacgtgctatattagttactgcttttagtaggactactacatatatgtctattttgagatatatatatacagaatcagacatatacatatatagatgcaggtatgcttatattgtgaagacagtataaaaagcagtgtaactatgcaaaataactgtaagcaacgacacgcctagtacagtaatatttatcacctgctggaaattgtgacggataaattccaatgtcacggtcaccagccaagccttccacgacgacggtaagtaattttggccgaagcagctcctccaatggagtcaatatgagacgttgtggtgtgggcccacctccagtgccagtagcatgcacgcgttggtgttgtattttctttttcaatttggacctaatatcatcaaatcttttccgacaatgatacttgtccctgacactattcccacaggcattgacaccaatgactattgtgtcccacatttcttttttgcttgctgcacttgtccgcccttgaaaaacatataaaagatataaaagatatgaggtaaatgaataataatataagcaccagtttcctacactgctagctgttccaagtgatagcaaacatgctgttttatgtgtaatatgtgcagcacatgagcattcactactaaacctatacatgtaagcaaggttgcattcatattgtatgcagttctggcaaattgaccgcctgtgtttagttgtccttgtaaggcatgaaaaaaagctgtgtttccagactaattaacatagaaagatattcagaacccatatttgcatatgaacaaaactcagatgacctaggatcacatgtatttgaataataaatgta
This genomic interval carries:
- the LOC142490795 gene encoding uncharacterized protein LOC142490795; the protein is MADQTTLNTHPHKPFKIMIAKAIISTAQHKANVGVIYDLIRSKYPYYQDSGCAEIFKSSVRFTLTTNELFERVQDNLQESNGSATNVPSESIPAAISAPSIPEAQMQEEHNYYDVFPNLFGQYPFEWQNQELLTLVTFAPGGHVSPEMEQVSSPGSASSTLLEEHHGDEDDEYDEDDATEETEIQSCDHEEVPIETVVPPNRPSTSTYDAIVASEGKIVDAENRRHSDMMTVLERMIGLQEETVSQLAHLHRVFIEVPKQLQKINTSFEALVVQQTQANYWRMTNVPQFNTSQPGSVHAGQFSPHSSDIHSPGPNVTGQVADIAVQVPDDILPLPSVQIQQQTPTKEATKTKQDTHETDQPSLVQCLPTCSHVSLGTSPVREQSLPKSPVAL